The Thermococcus henrietii genome segment GGCCAGGGAGCTCGGAATTAAGGTCCTCAACGCGAGGTGATGCTCATGCTTAAGATGCAGAGAAGGATTGCCGCTGACATTTTGAAGTGCGGTGAGAACAGGGTTTGGATTGACCCCGAGAGGATTGACGACGTTGCCGCCGCGATAACCCGTGAGGACGTTAAGAGGCTCATCCACGATGGCGTCATCAAGAAGAAGCCCATCAAAGGCCAGAGCAGGGCCAGGGCGAGGGCCTTCCACGAGGCGAGGAAGAAGGGACGCCACAGGGGCCCCGGAAGCAGGAAGGGTAAGAAGACCGCCAGAATGGGCAAGAAGGAGCGCTGGATGATGACCATAAGGGCCCTCAGGAAAGAACTCAGGAAGCTCAAGGCCGAGGGCAAGATTGACGCCCACACCTACAGGAGGCTCTACATCAGGGCCAAGGGCGGCCAGTTCAAGAACAAGAGGCAGCTCTACCTGTTCATGCAGGAGCACGGCATCTTGAAGGAGTGAGGTGAGATAAATGGCGAGAGGACCAAGGTATAGGGTTCCCTTCAGGAGGAGGAGAGAGGGTAAGACCAACTACCACAAGAGGCTCAAGCTCCTCAAGAGCAAGAAGCCGAGGCTCGTCGTGAGGAAGACCCTCAACCACCACATAGCGCAGATTATAGTCTACGACCCGAAGGGTGACAGGACTATAGTTTCCGCCCACACCAGGGAGCTCATAAGGGACTTCGGCTGGAAGGGCCACACCGGAAACACCCCGAGCGCCTACCTCCTTGGACTGCTCATCGGTTACAAGGCGAAGCAGGCCGGCGTTGAGGAGGCCATACTCGACATAGGCCTTCACCCGCCGACCAGGGGAAGCTCAATATTCGCCGTCCTCAAGGGAGCCGTTGATGCAGGCTTAAACGTTCCGCACAGCGAGGAGATATTCCCCGAGGACTACAGGATAAGGGGCGAGCACGTTGCAAACTACGCCAAGGCCCTCAAGGAGGAGGACGAGGCCCTTTACAGGAAGCAGTTTGGTGGCTACCTCGTCAAGGGCCTTGAGCC includes the following:
- a CDS encoding 50S ribosomal protein L19e translates to MLMLKMQRRIAADILKCGENRVWIDPERIDDVAAAITREDVKRLIHDGVIKKKPIKGQSRARARAFHEARKKGRHRGPGSRKGKKTARMGKKERWMMTIRALRKELRKLKAEGKIDAHTYRRLYIRAKGGQFKNKRQLYLFMQEHGILKE
- a CDS encoding 50S ribosomal protein L18, with translation MARGPRYRVPFRRRREGKTNYHKRLKLLKSKKPRLVVRKTLNHHIAQIIVYDPKGDRTIVSAHTRELIRDFGWKGHTGNTPSAYLLGLLIGYKAKQAGVEEAILDIGLHPPTRGSSIFAVLKGAVDAGLNVPHSEEIFPEDYRIRGEHVANYAKALKEEDEALYRKQFGGYLVKGLEPEKLPEHFEEVKAKIIEKFEGARE